A stretch of the Lolium perenne isolate Kyuss_39 chromosome 3, Kyuss_2.0, whole genome shotgun sequence genome encodes the following:
- the LOC127343541 gene encoding uncharacterized protein isoform X2, with protein MRLRLRLNRSRPTSAAPPAPASAPALTLSHSPNSTTTSSSQPAGVDEPGQGIGKRVFSGCNYGGRGGDRGTVQSCLFFLRRAAQRWGIWLFFLPRGMTRREKNRSRHFYRKDCMYWTLEWMPHSTDIVLTDHQNYMAYI; from the exons ATGCGCTTGAGATTGAGGTTGAACAGATCCAGGCCCACGAGCGCCGCACCACCTGCTCCGGCAAGCGCCCCCGCACTGACCCTGTCCCACTCTCCCAATTCAACGACAACCAGCTCATCTCAG CCTGCTGGAGTGGACGAGCCAGGTCAGGGAATCGGCAAACGGGTATTTTCTGGCTGCAACTACGGGGGGCGGGGAGGCGACAGAGGCACGGTACAATCCTGCCTGTTTTTCCTCCGCAGGGCGGCGCAACGCTGGGGCATCTGGCTCTTCTTCCTGCCCAGGGGCATGACAAGGAGAGAGAAGAACCGTTCGCGGCACTTCTACAG AAAGGACTGCATGTACTGGACACTTGAATGGATGCCTCATTCGACAGATATTGTCCTAACTGATCATCA aaactatatggcttatatctaG
- the LOC127343541 gene encoding uncharacterized protein isoform X1 yields the protein MRLRLRLNRSRPTSAAPPAPASAPALTLSHSPNSTTTSSSQPAGVDEPGQGIGKRVFSGCNYGGRGGDRGTVQSCLFFLRRAAQRWGIWLFFLPRGMTRREKNRSRHFYRKDCMYWTLEWMPHSTDIVLTDHHFLNMEDRSTL from the exons ATGCGCTTGAGATTGAGGTTGAACAGATCCAGGCCCACGAGCGCCGCACCACCTGCTCCGGCAAGCGCCCCCGCACTGACCCTGTCCCACTCTCCCAATTCAACGACAACCAGCTCATCTCAG CCTGCTGGAGTGGACGAGCCAGGTCAGGGAATCGGCAAACGGGTATTTTCTGGCTGCAACTACGGGGGGCGGGGAGGCGACAGAGGCACGGTACAATCCTGCCTGTTTTTCCTCCGCAGGGCGGCGCAACGCTGGGGCATCTGGCTCTTCTTCCTGCCCAGGGGCATGACAAGGAGAGAGAAGAACCGTTCGCGGCACTTCTACAG AAAGGACTGCATGTACTGGACACTTGAATGGATGCCTCATTCGACAGATATTGTCCTAACTGATCATCA TTTTCTGAACATGGAGGATAGATCCACGCTGTGA
- the LOC127339844 gene encoding protein FAR1-RELATED SEQUENCE 5-like — protein sequence MFMIWLMLGFGFGAPFLRCTYFGCYFEQAMDVSDLSASSMEYESGNTDEEEFNISSANYNAPREDEQSWGDDDVDESMDADGVDVEDDNVEQEEDVDTDNIQSDVVEEATDDERLDCGFVDEVLVGDNSSYDYYGDSDLETIEEPVRRRHVKSVGKKKNGSEDEDESDTEDKRKFYWEVMEKTFVSEAAAYTFYNGYARQEGFSVRKFKFKETKGANKIVRRRRFVCSREGKRNSKFLTMDNRTRRLRPLSRCNCKAELDVKLDRGSGVWRVAKFVYKHSHKCAEPSESPFLWSHRRIKDFQKAEILALAAAGVRKHVIMDTFLSKYGRYTTVGFTRKDLYNMCCREKRKLLAGGDASSAIAMMENRRKKFADFFFEYDVDSKGRLKSLFWCDAQSRQDYNDYGDVLVFDSTYKMNRYGMPFVPFVGINNHRRTTVFACAILSDEKESTYVWLLKTFLKAMLQQKPKSIITDADSAMIRAIRSVFPEQSHRICSWHIEKNMARHLSFKSLSEFRALLYYTTTPDIFEERWHAFIQKWQTEKTQTWLKRMYKKRRLWAAAYLSEGFWLGMKSNQRSESLNSCLHLHLDYGMTLVDLILHYENAIVRIRETEAKDDCIGFTYITCTQEPI from the exons ATGTTCATGATTTGGTTGATGTTAGGGTTTGGGTTTGGAGCTCCTTTTTTGAGATGTACTTATTTTGGTTGTTACTTTGAACAGGCGATGGACGTTTCAGATTTGAGTGCAAGTTCAATGGAGTACGAAAGCGGAAATACAGATGAAGAGGAATTCAATATTTCGTCTGCCAACTATAATGCACCTCGTGAAGATGAACAAAGTTGGGGAGACGATGATGTCGACGAAAGT ATGGATGCAGATGGTGTTGATGTAGAAGATGATAATGTAGAGCAAGAAGAAGATGTTGACACTGATAAT ATTCAGAGTGATGTTGTGGAGGAGGCAACTGATGACGAGAGATTGGACTGTGGTTTTGTTGATGAG GTCTTAGTTGGCGATAATTCTTCTTACGACTATTACGGTGATTCAGACTTGGAGACTATAGAAGAACCTGTTAGAAGAAGACAT GTGAAATCAGTTGGTAAGAAAAAGAATGGATCAGAGGATGAAGATGAGAGTGATACAGAAGATAAGAGAAAGTTTTACTGGGAAGTAATGGAGAAGACCTTTGTGTCTGAGGCAGCTGCTTATACTTTTTATAATGGATATGCTCGACAAGAGGGATTCAGTGTAAGAAAGTTCAAGTTCAAAGAGACTAAGGGTGCTAACAAAATAGTTCGCAGAAGGCGGTTTGTGTGTTCTCGGGAAGGAAAACGTAACAGCAAGTTTCTGACTATGGACAACCGCACTCGTAGGTTGAGACCTTTGTCACGTTGCAATTGTAAAGCGGAGTTGGATGTGAAGCTTGATAGAGGTTCGGGGGTTTGGCGAGTTGCAAAATTTGTTTACAAGCACAGTCATAAGTGTGCAGAACCGAGCGAGAGCCCATTTTTATGGTCACATAGGAGGATAAAAGATTTCCAGAAAGCGGAGATATTAGCATTGGCAGCAGCTGGGGTTAGGAAGCATGTGATCATGGATACCTTCCTCAGCAAGTATGGTCGGTACACCACTGTTGGGTTTACGAGGAAGGACTTGTACAACATGTGCTGCAGGGAGAAGAGAAAGTTACTTGCAGGTGGTGATGCTAGCTCAGCCATTGCCATGATGGAGAACCGGAGGAAGaagtttgctgattttttttttgagtacGACGTTGATAGTAAAGGTCGTTTGAAAAGCTTGTTCTGGTGTGATGCTCAGTCCCGGCAGGATTACAATGATTATGGAGACGTACTTGTGTTCGATAGTACATATAAGATGAACCGATATGGTATGCCATTTGTTCCGTTTGTTGGAATTAACAATCACCGGAGGACGACAGTTTTTGCGTGTGCCATCTTATCAGATGAGAAGGAAAGCACGTATGTATGGTTACTGAAGACTTTTTTGAAAGCTATGTTGCAGCAGAAACCCAAGTCAATAATCACCGATGCCGATAGTGCGATGATTAGAGCTATTCGAAGTGTGTTTCCGGAGCAGTCGCACCGTATTTGTTCATGGCACATTGAAAAGAACATGGCTCGGCACCTAAGTTTCAAGTCGTTGAGTGAGTTTCGGGCTCTGTTGTATTACACGACCACACCGGATATATTCGAGGAAAGATGGCACGCTTTTATCCAGAAATGGCAGACGGAGAAAACACAGACGTGGCTGAAAAGAATGTACAAGAAGAGGAGATTATGGGCAGCGGCGTACCTATCTGAGGGGTTCTGGCTTGGTATGAAAAGCAATCAGCGAAGTGAAAGTCTTAACTCATGTCTTCACCTACACCTAGACTACGGTATGACACTAgtggatttgattttgcactacgAGAATGCTATAGTGCGCATTAGAGAGACGGAGGCAAAAGATGACTGCATCGGGTTCACGTACATCACCTGTACTCAAGAACCAATTTGA